From Halichoerus grypus chromosome 6, mHalGry1.hap1.1, whole genome shotgun sequence, one genomic window encodes:
- the RAB5B gene encoding ras-related protein Rab-5B yields MTSRSTARPNGQPQASKICQFKLVLLGESAVGKSSLVLRFVKGQFHEYQESTIGAAFLTQSVCLDDTTVKFEIWDTAGQERYHSLAPMYYRGAQAAIVVYDITNQETFARAKTWVKELQRQASPSIVIALAGNKADLANKRMVEYEEAQAYADDNSLLFMETSAKTAMNVNDLFLAIAKKLPKSEPQNLGGAAGRSRGVDLHEQSQQNKSQCCSN; encoded by the exons ATGACTAGCAGAAGCACAGCCAGGCCCAATGGGCAGCCCCAGGCCAGCAAAATATGCCAGTTCAAATTGGTCCTGCTGGGTGAATCTGCAGTGGGGAAGTCTAGCCTGGTATTACGTTTTGTCAAAGGGCAGTTCCATGAGTACCAAGAGAGCACTATTGGAG CGGCCTTCCTCACCCAGTCTGTTTGTCTAGATGACACAACAGTCAAGTTTGAGATCTGGGACACAGCTGGGCAGGAACGATACCATAGCTTGGCCCCCATGTACTACAGAGGTGCCCAAGCTGCCATTGTGGTTTATGACATTACTAATCAG GAAACCTTCGCCCGAGCAAAGACATGGGTAAAGGAACTACAGCGACAGGCCAGTCCTAGCATCGTTATTGCCCTGGCGGGAAACAAAGCTGACCTGGCCAATAAGCGCATGGTGGAGTATGAA GAGGCCCAGGCCTATGCAGATGACAACAGCTTATTGTTTATGGAGACTTCAGCCAAGACAGCTATGAACGTGAACGATCTCTTCCTGGCAATAG CTAAGAAGTTGCCAAAGAGTGAACCCCAGAATCTGGGGGGTGCAGCAGGCCGAAGCCGAGGCGTGGATCTCCATGAGCAGTCCCAGCAGAACAAGAGCCAGTGTTGTAGCAACTGA
- the SUOX gene encoding sulfite oxidase, mitochondrial isoform X1: METKNSLSSELPSWRPACLRLQEAGTAAGRRPAASQWLGDELRGESGPSFWTNVTVLAPPLCQPSSGAGRVNQPQSGRRSRSATMLRHRAVISRLRQACRLQSVPSRLCIRACSTNDSLQPQCPSLAFSGDNSSPRGWRVMGTLLGLGAVLAYHDHRCRAAEKSPHIYTREEVRSHSSPETRIWVTLGCEVFDVTEFVDLHPGGASKLMLAAGGPLEPFWALYAVHDQPHVREILAQYKVGELSPEDKAPSTLQTSDPYADDPIRHPALKVNSQRPFNAEPPPELLTENYITPNPIFFTRNHLPVPNLDPETYRLHVVGPPGCQSLFLSLDDLYQFPKHEITVTLQCAGNRRSEMTRFKEVKGLAWNTGAISTACWAGARLCDVLAKAGHQLCETEAHVCFEGLDSDPTGTAYGASIPLARAMDPEAEVLLAYEMNGQPLPRDHGFPVRVVVPGVVGARHVKWVGKVSVEPEESYSHWQRRDYKGFSPSVDWDTVDFDSAPSIQELPVQSAITEPKDGETVQSGEVTIKGYAWSGGGRAVVRVDVSLDGGLTWQVAELDGEEQRPRKAWAWRLWQLQAPVPAGKKELNIVCKAVDDSYNVQPDTVAPIWNLRGVLSNAWHRVHVRVTP, from the exons ATGGAAACAAAAAACAGTCTTAGCTCGGAGCTCCCCTCGTGGCGCCCTgcctgcctcaggctccaggAGGCGGGCACAGCAGCTGGGAGGCGGCCAGCGGCCAGCCAATGGCTGGGGGACGAGCTGAGAGGCGAAAGTGGTCCTTCATTCTGGACCAACGTCACGGTGCTGGCCCCGCCCCTTTGCCAGCCGTCGTCTGGAGCCGGGCGGGTAAACCAGCCGCAGAGCGGACGCCGAAGCCG GTCTGCCACAATGCTGCGGCACAGGGCTGTGATCTCACGTCTCCGACAGGCCTGCAG GCTCCAGTCAGTCCCCTCAAGGCTCTGCATTCGGGCCTGTTCTACAAATGATTCACTTCAGCCCCAGTGCCCCAGCCTTGCCTTCTCTGGTGATAACTCCAGCCCTAGGGGATGGAGAGTCATGGGGACTCTGCTAGGCCTTGGTGCAGTGTTGGCCTATCATGACCACCGGTGCAGG GCTGCTGAGAAGTCACCACACATATACACGAGAGAGGAAGTGAGATCTCACAGCAGCCCTGAGACTAGGATCTGGGTGACTCTGGGCTGTGAGGTGTTTGATGTTACAGAATTTGTGGACCTACACCCAGGAGGGGCATCAAAGCTGATGCTAGCAGCAGGGGGTCCTCTAGAGCCCTTCTGGGCCCTCTATGCCGTTCATGACCAGCCCCATGTGCGTGAGATACTGGCTCAGTACAAGGTCGGGGAGCTGAGCCCTGAAGACAAGGCACCCTCCACTTTGCAGACCTCTGACCCTTACGCTGATGATCCTATACGTCACCCAGCCCTGAAGGTCAATAGCCAGCGCCCCTTTAATGCAGAGCCCCCCCCTGAACTGCTGACAGAAAACTATATCACACCTAACCCTATCTTCTTCACCCGGAACCATCTGCCTGTACCTAACCTGGACCCAGAAACCTATCGCCTGCATGTAGTAGGGCCACCTGGGTGTCAGTCACTGTTCCTATCCCTGGATGACTTGTACCAGTTCCCTAAGCACGAGATCACAGTCACTCTTCAGTGCGCCGGCAACCGACGCTCTGAGATGACTCGGTTCAAAGAAGTAAAAGGTCTGGCGTGGAATACTGGGGCCATTAGCACTGCATGCTGGGCTGGGGCACGCCTCTGTGATGTGTTAGCCAAGGCTGGTCACCAGCTCTGTGAAACTGAGGCCCACGTGTGCTTTGAGGGACTGGACTCAGACCCCACAGGGACTGCCTACGGAGCATCCATCCCTCTGGCTCGGGCCATGGACCCTGAAGCTGAGGTCCTGTTGGCATATGAGATGAATGGGCAGCCTCTGCCTCGTGACCATGGCTTCCCTGTGCGGGTGGTGGTTCCTGGTGTGGTGGGTGCCCGCCATGTCAAATGGGTGGGCAAGGTGAGTGTGGAACCAGAGGAAAGTTACAGTCACTGGCAGCGGCGGGATTACAAAGGCTTCTCTCCATCTGTGGACTGGGACACAGTAGATTTTGACTCAGCTCCATCTATTCAGGAACTTCCAGTCCAGTCGGCCATCACAGAGCCCAAGGATGGGGAGACGGTACAATCAGGGGAGGTGACTATCAAGGGCTATGCAtggagtggtggtgggagggCTGTGGTCAGGGTGGATGTGTCTCTGGATGGGGGCCTAACCTGGCAGGTGGCTGAGCTGGATGGAGAGGAACAGCGCCCCCGAAAGGCCTGGGCCTGGAGGCTATGGCAGCTGCAAGCCCCTGTGCCAGCTGGGAAAAAGGAATTGAACATTGTTTGTAAGGCTGTAGATGACAGCTACAATGTGCAACCAGACACGGTGGCCCCAATCTGGAACCTGCGAGGTGTGCTCAGCAACGCCTGGCACCGTGTCCACGTCCGTGTCACCCCATGA
- the SUOX gene encoding sulfite oxidase, mitochondrial isoform X2, with product MLRHRAVISRLRQACRLQSVPSRLCIRACSTNDSLQPQCPSLAFSGDNSSPRGWRVMGTLLGLGAVLAYHDHRCRAAEKSPHIYTREEVRSHSSPETRIWVTLGCEVFDVTEFVDLHPGGASKLMLAAGGPLEPFWALYAVHDQPHVREILAQYKVGELSPEDKAPSTLQTSDPYADDPIRHPALKVNSQRPFNAEPPPELLTENYITPNPIFFTRNHLPVPNLDPETYRLHVVGPPGCQSLFLSLDDLYQFPKHEITVTLQCAGNRRSEMTRFKEVKGLAWNTGAISTACWAGARLCDVLAKAGHQLCETEAHVCFEGLDSDPTGTAYGASIPLARAMDPEAEVLLAYEMNGQPLPRDHGFPVRVVVPGVVGARHVKWVGKVSVEPEESYSHWQRRDYKGFSPSVDWDTVDFDSAPSIQELPVQSAITEPKDGETVQSGEVTIKGYAWSGGGRAVVRVDVSLDGGLTWQVAELDGEEQRPRKAWAWRLWQLQAPVPAGKKELNIVCKAVDDSYNVQPDTVAPIWNLRGVLSNAWHRVHVRVTP from the exons ATGCTGCGGCACAGGGCTGTGATCTCACGTCTCCGACAGGCCTGCAG GCTCCAGTCAGTCCCCTCAAGGCTCTGCATTCGGGCCTGTTCTACAAATGATTCACTTCAGCCCCAGTGCCCCAGCCTTGCCTTCTCTGGTGATAACTCCAGCCCTAGGGGATGGAGAGTCATGGGGACTCTGCTAGGCCTTGGTGCAGTGTTGGCCTATCATGACCACCGGTGCAGG GCTGCTGAGAAGTCACCACACATATACACGAGAGAGGAAGTGAGATCTCACAGCAGCCCTGAGACTAGGATCTGGGTGACTCTGGGCTGTGAGGTGTTTGATGTTACAGAATTTGTGGACCTACACCCAGGAGGGGCATCAAAGCTGATGCTAGCAGCAGGGGGTCCTCTAGAGCCCTTCTGGGCCCTCTATGCCGTTCATGACCAGCCCCATGTGCGTGAGATACTGGCTCAGTACAAGGTCGGGGAGCTGAGCCCTGAAGACAAGGCACCCTCCACTTTGCAGACCTCTGACCCTTACGCTGATGATCCTATACGTCACCCAGCCCTGAAGGTCAATAGCCAGCGCCCCTTTAATGCAGAGCCCCCCCCTGAACTGCTGACAGAAAACTATATCACACCTAACCCTATCTTCTTCACCCGGAACCATCTGCCTGTACCTAACCTGGACCCAGAAACCTATCGCCTGCATGTAGTAGGGCCACCTGGGTGTCAGTCACTGTTCCTATCCCTGGATGACTTGTACCAGTTCCCTAAGCACGAGATCACAGTCACTCTTCAGTGCGCCGGCAACCGACGCTCTGAGATGACTCGGTTCAAAGAAGTAAAAGGTCTGGCGTGGAATACTGGGGCCATTAGCACTGCATGCTGGGCTGGGGCACGCCTCTGTGATGTGTTAGCCAAGGCTGGTCACCAGCTCTGTGAAACTGAGGCCCACGTGTGCTTTGAGGGACTGGACTCAGACCCCACAGGGACTGCCTACGGAGCATCCATCCCTCTGGCTCGGGCCATGGACCCTGAAGCTGAGGTCCTGTTGGCATATGAGATGAATGGGCAGCCTCTGCCTCGTGACCATGGCTTCCCTGTGCGGGTGGTGGTTCCTGGTGTGGTGGGTGCCCGCCATGTCAAATGGGTGGGCAAGGTGAGTGTGGAACCAGAGGAAAGTTACAGTCACTGGCAGCGGCGGGATTACAAAGGCTTCTCTCCATCTGTGGACTGGGACACAGTAGATTTTGACTCAGCTCCATCTATTCAGGAACTTCCAGTCCAGTCGGCCATCACAGAGCCCAAGGATGGGGAGACGGTACAATCAGGGGAGGTGACTATCAAGGGCTATGCAtggagtggtggtgggagggCTGTGGTCAGGGTGGATGTGTCTCTGGATGGGGGCCTAACCTGGCAGGTGGCTGAGCTGGATGGAGAGGAACAGCGCCCCCGAAAGGCCTGGGCCTGGAGGCTATGGCAGCTGCAAGCCCCTGTGCCAGCTGGGAAAAAGGAATTGAACATTGTTTGTAAGGCTGTAGATGACAGCTACAATGTGCAACCAGACACGGTGGCCCCAATCTGGAACCTGCGAGGTGTGCTCAGCAACGCCTGGCACCGTGTCCACGTCCGTGTCACCCCATGA